The following are encoded in a window of Podospora pseudoanserina strain CBS 124.78 chromosome 6, whole genome shotgun sequence genomic DNA:
- a CDS encoding hypothetical protein (EggNog:ENOG503P0RM), with the protein MLRKKDTFTVITPIPGFIPRQLAIDILHSHSEVITLNPLVIDHKPIAAPQNAETDEYYSTWYEITERLQLVPGIGKMGSSTIKFNGCFHDMPWGLQTHVYAPMNIDMRSTYRIAGNQPGVEPPEVPEIGLKALGVPSDGLYLREDIEIKCNVTMVSYVRSQMKKASAEMVQRMIKKAELLDAGVLSAMIEDGKLKTLNPADRRNTVRSPLPSPSSLHYSPSINGGSTPPQMHSPRMPYQIPRVTSVHNPYGRPGTAGSQGPGGLQQQIQAAQQQQQQPPQYGQIPHDNGPQELPGVEAGQTNNNNNNNNNNNFAVEMPGDFVFANAHPEI; encoded by the exons ATGTTGCGGAAGAAGGACACCTTCACCGTCATCACGCCCATCCCGGGCTTTATCCCCCGCCAACTCGCCATTGATATTCTTCATTCCCATTCAGAAGTCATCACGCTCAACCCGCTGGTTATCGACCACAAGCCCATCGCGGCGCCTCAAAATGCCGAGACCGATGAGTATTACTCGACTTGGTATGAGATCACGGAGCGCCTCCAGCTCGTGCCTGGAATCGGCAAGATGGGATCCTCGACTATCAAGTTCAACGGCTGCTTTCACGATATGCCCTGGGGGCTTCAAACACACGTCTACGCGCCCATGAATATCGACATGCGCAGCACCTATCGCATCGCGGGTAACCAACCCGGTGTCGAGCCCCCCGAGGTGCCAGAGATTGGCCTCAAAGCATTAGGCGTACCTTCGGACGGACTCTACCTCCGCGAGGACATCGAAATCAAGTGCAACGTCACCATGGTCAGCTATGTCAGGTCtcagatgaagaaggcgtcGGCCGAAATGGTGCAGAGGAtgatcaagaaggccgagcTGCTGGATGCCGGTGTGCTGTCAGCCATGATTGAGGACGGAAAGCTGAAGACGCTCAACCCAGCCGACAGACGCAACACTGTACGATCACCATTGCCGTCTCCTTCCAGTCTTCACTACTCACCGTCTATCAACGGCGGCAGCACCCCGCCGCAGATGCACTCACCAAGAATGCCGTACCAAATCCCCAGAGTCACATCAGTGCACAACCCCTACGGACGACCCGGCACGGCAGGCTCTCAAGGGCCGGGGGGTCTCCAGCAGCAAATCCAAGcagcccagcaacagcagcaacaaccaccccaatACGGGCAAATCCCCCATGATAACGGCCCCCAGGAACTCCCCGGCGTAGAGGCCGgccaaaccaacaacaacaacaacaacaacaacaacaacaactttgCCGTCGAAATGCCTGGCGACTTTGTCTTTGCCAACG CGCACCCCGAAATTTAA
- a CDS encoding hypothetical protein (COG:L; BUSCO:EOG09263QH4; EggNog:ENOG503NU2J): MHPCRAGGSTVGHTVNLALRWKPSQVLFAPPCSEPRRRFDSVTIPKTTNHTTTMASTSADPAQTPETKPPVAIVVIGMAGSGKTTFMQRINAYLHEKKQPPYVMNLDPAITHSPFQANIDIRDSVNYKKVMEEYKLGPNGGIMTSLNLFATKVDQVMGILEKRAKPNPDNPAQKPIDKILVDTPGQIEVFVWSASGTILLESLASSFPTVIAYVIDTPRTSSTSTFMSNMLYACSILYKMKLPMILVFNKADAKDPSFAKEWMTDYEAFQAALAEDENSNAFGGVEGGDGAGSGYMGGLINSMSLMLEEFYSHLSVVGVSSLLGTGIDEFFEAVAEKAEEFKKDYQPELDRRRDEREKNKEKQREKQLAKMMTDMNMGDSSMSKAVADLKAGDEDKKDAPTLSSDEDDDDIDVDEDDREGLQARYSAAMQSDSVETDASFAKYIYSQR, translated from the exons ATGCATCCATGCCGGGCTGGAGGCTCTACAGTGGGGCACACAGTGAATTTAGCGTTGCGGTGGAAGCCTTCCCAAGTTTTGTTTGCCCCACCATGCTCGGAACCCCGCCGTCGGTTTGATTCTGTCACcatcccaaaaacaaccaaccaTACCACAACAATGGCATCGACATCAGCAGACCCGGCGCAAACGCCAGAGACCAAGCCCCCCGTCGCCATCGTGGTGATTGGCATGGCAG GCTCGGGCAAGACGACCTTCATGCAGAGAATCAACGCCTACCTCCACGAGAAGAAACAACCACCATACGTCATGAACCTCGATCCTGCCatcacccactcccccttccaGGCCAACATCGACATTCGCGACTCGGTCAACTACAAGAAGGTGATGGAAGAGTACAAGCTTGGCCCAAACGGAGGCATCATGACGTCTCTGAATCTCTTCGCCACAAAGGTTGACCAAGTCATGGGGATTCTCGAGAAGCGCGCCAAGCCCAACCCAGACAACCCTGCCCAAAAGCCCATCGATAAGATCCTCGTCGATACGCCCGGTCAGATCGAAGTGTTTGTCTGGTCAGCTTCGGGCACAATTCTTCTGGAGTCGCTCGCATCATCGTTCCCCACCGTCATCGCCTACGTAATCGACACCCCGCGCACGAGCTCAACGTCGACCTTTATGAGCAACATGCTTTATGCCTGCAGTATTCTCTACAAGATGAAGCTGCCCATGATCTTGGTGTTCAACAAGGCCGACGCGAAGGACCCATCCTTTGCCAAGGAGTGGATGACGGACTACGAAGCCTTCCAGGCTGCTCttgccgaggatgagaacAGCAATGCCTTTGGTGGTGtagagggaggggacggtgCTGGGAGCGGGTATATGGGCGGTCTTATCAACAGTATGAGCCTGATGCTCGAGGAGTTCTACTCTCACCTCAGCGTCGTCGGCGTCAGTTCGCTCCTCGGTACTGGTATCGATGAATTCTTTGAGGCCGTTGCGGAAAAGGCAgaggagttcaagaaggACTACCAGCCAGAACTGGACCGGAGGCGCGACGAGCGGgagaagaacaaggagaagcagcgCGAAAAGCAGCTTGCCAAGATGATGACTGACATGAACATGGGCGACTCATCCATGTCCAAGGCTGTGGCCGATCTCAAGGCTGGcgacgaggacaagaaggacgcCCCGACTCTGAGCTCtgacgaagacgatgacgataTCGAcgttgacgaggatgaccGAGAAGGGCTGCAAGCTAGATACTCGGCCGCCATGCAGTCGGACTCTGTTGAGACGGATGCTAGCTTCGCAAAGTATATTTACTCTCAGCGCTAG
- the BUD7 gene encoding bud site selection protein (COG:S; BUSCO:EOG0926142Y; EggNog:ENOG503NWR4), with product MVAPAVPEVTEEVLHEAIEARTESLSSLRELGPPDLVHLVKQPLRQQTKQVGVYHHVTGVDASSSASLAAYINTLAYKEFGPSATTKTLEGTYCCYNAFSRVDMRVHAPFPGSVEAYCIDERGEKRKATDELWLETYLCSVLRAYSYADDGTGDAIRKIMCVRRFNPVTNTETEHRFLSAAEQLFFRGWSLGSDSVVQVPNVVSNHLTTGLIKYFHTTGRYASGINLFEKLRTQNVEVASLLAKVMFMGNEEVQGIRVLHEAIKEMPMDYVMLDTQAEFLLKKAETATTPEQREERLRLALGCADRSTIAAPSEFGTWARLAQVYVAMEDWENALTTLNSCPMFTYQDKDAPVMPEPKEYHLPTLPETRLDEIDSEPDFRYSEQIDPSLLGLRAATYRGTFKQAYAILTEMTAKIGWDQLLKIRSNVFVMEDEYREKQESSHYPANRNPSTDVLRGSPDPGVNGETAVGETEVAEKSEEAGQEADGENLAPPAAKGKPEDIERPSSAMDPDVVKKAEEKGSEDHSSRLNNKRLCERWLDSLFMVLYEDLRVYTIWRTQMAQYRAQSMQYKKSPEEWEILGSLAERLQHTDEAVEAYRACLGQRFSPKALAGILKVFMKTKLTRDAVAAVIRLVTWQYRWYSEFSPELLHTIRILIEDEGAVKIRSIIQATNLPQNVLDLTHHYAALCATFRSSGTEG from the exons ATGGTAGCGCCAGCGGTTCCCGA GGTCACGGAAGAGGTCCTGCACGAAGCAATTGAGGCTCGCACCGAGTCTCTGAGCTCCCTTCGTGAACTGGGCCCCCCTgacctcgtccacctcgtcaAACAACCATTGAGACAACAAACCAAGCAAGTTGGGGTGTACCACCATGTCACCGGTGTAGATGCCTCGTCGTCAGCCAGTCTGGCTGCCTACATCAACACTCTTGCATACAAAGAGTTTGGCCCCTCGGCAACCACAAAGACGCTCGAGGGCACCTACTG CTGCTACAATGCCTTCTCCCGAGTCGATATGCGCGTGCATGCCCCCTTTCCTGGTTCAGTAGAAGCTTACTGTATTGACGAGCGCGGCGAAAAGCGCAAGGCAACCGACGAGCTCTGGCTAGAGACATATCTGTGCAGTGTGTTGCGAGCCTATTCTTATGCCGACGATGGAACGGGTGATGCTATAAGGAAGATCATGTGCGTGAGACGGTTCAACCCCGTCACTAACACGGAGACCGAACATCGCTTCCTCAGCGCAGCCGAGCAGCTATTTTTCAGGG GCTGGTCGCTCGGGTCCGACTCGGTTGTACAGGTGCCCAACGTTGTTTCGAACCATCTCACGACTGGTCTCATAAAATACTTTCACACTACCGGTCGCTACGCCTCAGGTATCAACTTGTTCGAGAAATTGCGCACGCAGAACGTTGAGGTTGCATCTTTGCTGGCCAAGGTCATGTTCATGGGCAACGAGGAGGTACAAGGCATCCGCGTCCTGCACGAAGCCATCAAGGAAATGCCCATGGATTATGTCATGCTGGACACACAAGCCGAATTcctgttgaagaaggccgagactGCCACCACTCCCGAACAGAGGGAAGAGAGACTACGGCTGGCTCTTGGCTGCGCCGATCGAAGCACCATCGCAGCACCAAGCGAGTTTGGAACATGGGCTAGACTCGCCCAGGTCTATGTGGCCATGGAAGATTGGGAAAATGCGCTGACGACACTCAACTCGTGCCCGATGTTTACCTACCAGGATAAGGATGCGCCGGTCATGCCGGAGCCGAAGGAGTATCACTTGCCAACCCTCCCCGAGACGAGGCTAGACGAGATCGACAGTGAGCCCGATTTTCGTTACTCGGAGCAGATTGACCCGAGTCTCTTGGGCCTCCGCGCGGCCACGTATCGTGGCACCTTCAAGCAGGCCTACGCCATCTTGACCGAAATGACAGCCAAGATTGGCTGGGACCAGCTGCTCAAGATCCGGAGCAACGTCTTCGTCATGGAAGACGAGTACCGTGAGAAGCAGGAATCCTCGCATTACCCCGCGAACCGAAATCCTAGCACCGATGTTCTTCGCGGAAGCCCTGACCCAGGCGTTAACGGAGAAACCGCGGTGGGGGAGACTGAGGTGGCTGAAAAGAGCGAAGAAGCTGGCCAGGAAGCTGACGGTGAAAATCTGGCGCCACCAGCGGCCAAGGGAAAGCCCGAAGATATCGAGAGACCTTCTAGTGCCATGGACCCCGatgtggtgaagaaggcagAAGAGAAG GGTTCCGAGGACCACTCCTCCCGGCTTAATAACAAGCGGCTGTGTGAGCGTTGGCTTGACAGCCTTTTCATGGTACTCTACGAGGACCTCCGCGTCTACACAATATGGCGTACCCAGATGGCTCAGTACCGCGCTCAAAGCATGCAGTACAAGAAGTCTCCTGAGGAGTGGGAGAttcttggcagccttgcCGAGCGCCTCCAGCACACGGACGAGGCTGTGGAGGCGTACCGTGCCTGTCTCGGACAGCGGTTTAGCCCCAAGGCCCTTGCGGGTATCTTGAAGGTGTTTATGAAGACCAAGCTCACACGAGATGCAGTTGCGGCAGTCATCCGGCTGGTAACTTGGCAGTATAGGTGGTACAGCGAGTTCTCGCCCGAGCTGCTACACACAATTCGCATTCTcattgaggatgagggcgcCGTCAAGATTCGGAGCATCATTCAGGCCACCAACCTGCCGCAGAACGTCCTGGACCTCACGCACCACTACGCGGCGCTTTGTGCTACTTTCAGAAGCAGTGGCACAGAGGGTTAG
- a CDS encoding hypothetical protein (EggNog:ENOG503NU9F; COG:S): MLSILRPIPRQIARTSLRPFRFSSSIYSYPAISRSLATMASTKKTTKRYPLNVPGLSIPAIGLGTWQSSPGEVGKAVEAALRNGYRHIDTAFGYRNEKEVGQGIKASGVPREEIWLTTKLDNPWHKRVREGLEKSLENLGVEYVDLFLVHWPASIDPERQEENEGKGEVYQDWDFVDTWREMQKLVETGKVKAIGVSNFGIKNLERLLDDPSCKIVPAVNQIELHPGNPSPKLIAYNTAKGIHSSGYSPLGSSDSPLYTNDTIKAIAEAKGKTPQQVLLAWGVQKGWSVLPKSVTESRIKANFELDDWELTEEEVKKIDAIPDRFKVCGDDWLPIKVFFGDDE, from the exons ATGCTCTCTATTCTGAGACCAATTCCCAGACAAATAGCCAGGACAAGTCTCCGCCCTTTTCGATTTTCATCTTCCATTTACTCATACCCGGCCATCTCGCGTTCGCTAGCAACAATGGCTTCGACTAAGAAGACAAC CAAACGGTACCCCCTCAACGTCCCAGGTCTCTCCATCCCAGCCATCGGCCTCGGAACCTGGCAGTCCTCCCCCGGCGAGGTCGGAAAGGCGGTTGAGGCGGCTCTTCGGAATGGATACCGCCACATCGACACGGCCTTTGGGTATCGCAACGAGAAGGAAGTCGGGCAGGGGATCAAGGCGTCTGGCGTCCCTCGGGAAGAGATCTGGCTGACGACCAAGCTGGACAACCCCTGGCAcaagagggtgagggaggggttggagaagagccTGGAGAACTTGGGGGTGGAGTATGTCGATTTGTTCTTGGTGCACTGGCCGGCGAGTATTGATCcggagaggcaggaggagaatgagggCAAGGGGGAGGTGTATCAGGATTGGGATTTTGTCGATACCTGGAGGGAGATGCAAAAGCTAGTGGAGACGGGGAAGGTGAAGGCTATCGGGGTTAGTAATTTTGGGATTAAGAACCTGGAGAGGCTTCTTGATGATCCTTCTTGCAAG ATTGTCCCGGCCGTCAACCAAATTGAACTTCACCCTGGCAACCCCTCCCCTAAGCTGATCGCCTACAACACGGCCAAGGGGATTCACTCGTCGGGGTACTCCCCTCTCGGAAGCAGTGACTCGCCGTTGTACACCAACGACACGATCAAGGCTATTGCTGAAGCTAAAGGCAAGACGCCGCAGCAGGTACTGCTCGCGTGGGGGGTTCAAAAGGGGTGGAGTGTCCTGCCCAAGAGCGTCACTGAGTCGAGGATCAAGGCCAACTTTGAGCTGGATGATTGGGAGTtgactgaggaggaggtcaagaagattgATGCTATTCCTGACCGGTTCAAGGTGTGTGGGGATGATTGGTTGCCGATCAAGGTTTtctttggggatgatgagtaG
- the RPC10 gene encoding DNA-directed RNA polymerase core subunit rpc10 (EggNog:ENOG503P6TW; COG:K): MSGQDYEAPSGAFSQRDDVAASSGTMIYRCGDCAVRVPLEKGAPIRCQKCGARVLYKERTRRMVQFEAR; the protein is encoded by the exons ATGTCCGGCCAAGACTACGAAGCCCCCTCGGGCGCCTTCTCCCAGCGCGACGACGTCGCCGCCAGCTCGGGCACAATGATCTACCGCTGCGGCGACTGCGCCGTCCGTGTTCCCCTCGAAAAGGGCGCTCCCATCCGCTGCCAAAAGTGCGGTGCCCGTGTCCTCTACAAGGAGCGCACCAGAAG AATGGTTCAGTTCGAGGCTCGGTGA
- a CDS encoding hypothetical protein (COG:T; EggNog:ENOG503P3VZ), with translation MSSNDNPPSPPAQPLPSPSTFDTTTPPSQETDCPFCHISLTYPPYPPSSPAPPDSLSPTLTHPHPSTHLILSTPLLIAFLDIMPLSVGHLLLCPRAHRPKLTDVTPAESAELGKYLRILSTAVSRATGIKDWNVVQNNGAAAAQVVPHCHFHIIPRPELRDKRNERFTSTMFGRGQRDELDEEEGEKLAGEIREMVRVVVRDDEEREGRGKL, from the coding sequence ATGTCCTCCAAcgacaaccccccatcaccacccgcccaaccgctcccctccccctcaaccttcGACACCACtacccccccctctcaagAAACCGACTGCCCCTTCTGTcacatctccctcacctaccccccctaccccccatcctcccccgcacCCCCTGattccctctccccaaccctaacccatccccacccatcaacccacctgatcctctccaccccccttttgATCGCCTTCCTCGACATAATGCCCCTCTCTGTaggccacctcctcctctgcccccGCGCCCACCGCCCAAAATTAACAGACGTCACCCCCGCCGAATCCGCCGAGCTGGGGAAGTACCTCCGGATCCTCTCGACAGCAGTCTCCAGAGCGACAGGCATCAAAGACTGGAACGTGGTGCAAAACAACGgagcggcagcggcgcaGGTGGTGCCCCATTGTCATTTTCACATTATCCCCAGGCCAGAACTGAGGGATAAGAGGAATGAGAGGTTTACTAGTACCATGTTTGGGCGTGGGCAGAGGGATgagttggatgaggaggagggggagaagctgGCGGGGGAGATtagggagatggtgagggtggtggtgagggatgatgaggagagggaggggaggggcaaGTTGTAG